The following proteins are co-located in the Microbacterium immunditiarum genome:
- the hutI gene encoding imidazolonepropionase, which translates to MTETLITNIGELTTNVGTPDDPCGTWRDAAVLVEGERIAWVGSAADARTLRLGRDTGFGAHEMRPKAADPPQTAQSGHLEVVDAGGRAVIPGFVDSHTHLVFAGDRADEFEARMTGTPYAAGGIRRTVAATRDASDDALRRRLRAFVDELHAQGTTTFEIKTGYGLTVADEERLARLAAEVTNEVTFLGAHVVPQEYAERRDDYVELVCGAMLRACAPHSRWVDVFCEKGAFTPEESRRVLAAGIAHGLEARVHGNQLGPGEGVRLAVAMDAASVDHCTYLDDADVAALAASDTVATLLPGVEFSTRQPYPDARRLLDAGVTVAIASDCNPGSSFTSSMPLMIALAVREMGMTPAEAVWAATAGGARALRRDDVGAIAPGLRADLVLLDAPTRTHLAYRPGVPLVERVWKDGAAL; encoded by the coding sequence GTGACCGAGACGCTCATCACGAACATCGGCGAGCTCACGACCAACGTCGGCACGCCGGACGACCCGTGCGGCACGTGGCGCGACGCGGCGGTGCTCGTCGAGGGCGAGCGCATCGCGTGGGTCGGGTCGGCTGCGGACGCACGCACCCTCCGTTTGGGGCGCGATACCGGCTTTGGGGCGCACGAAATGCGCCCCAAAGCGGCAGATCCGCCCCAAACCGCGCAGAGTGGGCACCTCGAGGTGGTCGACGCCGGCGGCCGCGCGGTCATCCCGGGGTTCGTCGACAGCCACACGCACCTCGTGTTCGCCGGCGACCGCGCCGACGAGTTCGAGGCGCGCATGACGGGGACGCCGTACGCTGCGGGCGGCATACGACGCACGGTCGCCGCGACGCGGGACGCGAGCGACGACGCGTTGCGCCGGCGCCTCCGTGCGTTCGTCGATGAGCTGCACGCGCAGGGCACGACGACGTTCGAGATCAAGACGGGTTACGGCCTCACGGTCGCCGACGAGGAGCGCCTCGCGCGGCTCGCCGCCGAGGTCACGAACGAGGTGACGTTCCTCGGGGCACACGTCGTGCCGCAGGAGTACGCCGAACGGCGCGACGACTACGTCGAACTCGTGTGCGGCGCGATGCTGCGCGCGTGCGCGCCGCACTCCCGGTGGGTCGACGTCTTCTGCGAGAAGGGTGCGTTCACGCCCGAGGAATCTCGCCGGGTGCTCGCCGCCGGCATCGCGCACGGGCTCGAGGCGCGCGTGCACGGGAATCAGCTCGGACCCGGGGAAGGCGTTCGCCTCGCGGTCGCGATGGACGCGGCATCCGTCGATCACTGCACCTACCTCGACGACGCGGATGTCGCCGCGCTCGCCGCCTCCGACACGGTCGCGACCCTGCTGCCGGGCGTCGAGTTCTCGACCCGGCAGCCGTACCCGGACGCGCGCCGGCTCCTCGACGCGGGAGTCACGGTCGCGATCGCAAGCGACTGCAACCCGGGCTCGAGCTTCACGAGCTCGATGCCGCTGATGATCGCTCTCGCCGTAAGAGAGATGGGCATGACGCCGGCCGAGGCGGTGTGGGCGGCGACCGCCGGAGGTGCACGGGCGCTGCGGCGCGACGACGTCGGGGCGATCGCCCCTGGGCTGCGCGCCGACCTCGTGCTGCTCGATGCACCGACCCGCACGCACCTCGCGTATCGCCCGGGCGTTCCGCTCGTCGAGCGCGTGTGGAAGGACGGCGCCGCGCTCTGA